The sequence GGATCAGCCATCCCAGCAGAGGATAATGCTGAACTGGGAATAAATGAATCCCTGCAGAGGCTTTTCCAGGGGTGCTGTGGCTTCCTTGACCAGTGCCTTCAAGAAGAGGGTGACTGGTGATGCATGACTGCCAAACCCAGTGAGCAGAGCTTTCGGTGTTGCCTTTGGGTCAGGCTGGCAGATTTTTTGGGTGATACCTTTAGGGACAATGATCCAGAAGTAGGATGTGGAAAAGGCAGTGGGCTGTGGCCAGGAAGACCAGGCCAGTGTGGTTAACTGCCCAAGAGTGGGAAAACAGGAGCTGGGCATTTCAGTGCTCTCCTTTCACAGCCCTTATTCACTGCTGGAAAGGTCAGAGTGATCCCAGCTCTCCACTGAAGGTGGAAAGAGCTTGCTCAGGGTGTTAGGGGAGGGGTTGTTTTGTGTGCACCAACTGCTTTGTGATGGCAAATCAATCcttgaaattaaaaggaaaatagcATTATCCTAATAAATGTTCAGTAACAGGCCACAAAATCAAGAGCATGAATCCTCTGGCATGATCAGTCTGACTCCCCAGATCCCTTGGTCAGGCTGGTGGGGCACACTGACCAACCAGCTCCAGGAAAACTCTGGCTAATTTAACTTTTAGCACAAAACaaatgattaaaaataaaaagtgagaGAGCTGTCCTGCATTTGGGTTGAAACACTGACAATGAGTGATTTTTGAAGAGCAGGGAGGTTACATTGATACCAGTGGCCAAAGCACTGTAGGTGAAGTACTgcaggtgggggggggggtgtctTAATAATCaaactatggaaaaaaaacatgggaaaatgGATTGGGTGTGGCTAGAAAGATTCTCTCTAGACCATCTGGCGTTGTGAGCAAGCAAGGGATGTAGTCAAGATAGATGTGATGGTTTGGAAATCCTCTTGGAGAAGAGGAACGTTTGATGAGTAATTGTCACCTGGAAGGATCTAAAATGGGGCTGGAGAAAGGACTGGTCTGGTCTAGGGCTTGCAATATTTTAATGAAGGGATTTTTGAGGAAAACTGAgtttcctctccaggctgtcTGGGTGGGTGATGCCTTGGGTGGGAGGAATGGGATTTGCTCATCAGTTCCAAAGATCTTTCAAGCCAGGTTGTGTTCAAGGATAAAGTGCTTTTGGATCAGCAGCCTGGCTATAGAGCAGCTCTTGGGCAAGAAATGTGGGGATGGATTGTGAATTTGCCAGAGGTTTCATGGACTTGCAGCAACCAAAGCAGAATGAGCCAACTGCAAATACAATCCTTGGATATCCATAAAACTGCTCCCCACCATGAACATGGAATGCACCCTTAGTTTTTCCtggcaagggcaaagcttgtgtgatgtccagctttgggCAGTGAGTTTTGAGAAGGGAAGTTTTGGGTTGTTCAAGTGGGAACAAGGATGGGCTAGAAGACATGATCTGGGAGGAAAGAGACTTCTCCACTCCCTTCAGATCAGTAAAGATCTTGCTGCAAACACTTGGAAGGTCAGTATAAAGGAAATAATGGAAttgttaaggctggaaaagccctctaaaggcatcaagtccagctgctaacccagggctgccagccccacccATGTCCCCAGAAACCGACTTTGTAAATTCCATTCACTTCTCACAGCTCTCCAGCCATAATTTAGTAACTCCTGATCTAGAGAAGGTGGGAGGGAATTGCTTTGATGGTGTTTTGCTGGAAAAAAGGACAGGGacttctctgtgggagtgttGCGTTGGACTGGGACAGAACAAAGGCCTGGGAAGggcagaacactggtggcagcTGGAGGCATTGGGGCCAGACAGGTGAATTAGTCTGACTGACTGCAGTTGGTCCCGTTCCATGGCTGGGCTTGATGATTTCTGATAGCTCTAAtgttgtatttgtggggtgccccgatgaagggaggaatgatgaatctgactccatgttctcagaagattaatgtattattttatgatactatagtATATTgaagaatactaaactaaactatactaaagaatacagaaaggatacttagaatgctaaaaagataataatgaaaactcggcACTCTTCCCAGAGTCTCAACACatcttggccctgattggccagagtgaaaacaactcacaccagaatccaatgaaacaatcacctgtgggtaaacaatctccaaacacattccagataagcaaaacacaggagaatcaaatgagataagaattgttttcctttttctctgaagcttctcagcttcccaggagaaaaatcctgggtgatttttcagagaatgtgaacgCCACACTCGAGGGCTCTGCTTTCAGATATTTCCTGCTGTGATGTGGCTGGAATATGGAGAAATTCTGGATGAGGAACCTCCCTTCTCTGCCCCCTCTGCTCGTTTCAGGTCACCTTCTATGAAGACAAGAACTTCCTGGGCCGTTACTACGAGTGCGACAGCGACTGCCCTGATTTCCACAACTACCTGAGCCGCTGCAACTCCATCCGCGTGGATGGAGGCACCTGGGTGGCCTACGAGAGGCCCAACTATGCTGGGAACATGTACGTGCTGACCCACGGGGAGTACCCTGACTACCACCACTGGATGGGCCTCAACGACCGCCTGGGCTCCTGCAAGTACATCCAGATCGTAGGTGTCACCCCTTGCCAGGGGATGCTGCCATTTATCCCATCCTGGGAGGGTTTCATGTAGGGGAACGTGGTGTCCTGGGGAGCCACAGagagggggctgcaggggttTGGTCCCACAGTCCTGCTCTGGGAGTAGCAAGGTGTTTGGTGTGGGGAGAAGGTGGAGGTTTCCCAGTCTGGATTGCAGTGGGAAAAGGCAgatctgtggtggtgttcacaggggtcccaggatgagggaagaaatGAGAATCTTGGCTCCATGttccagaaggctgatttattattttatgatatatatcatattaaaactatactaaaagaatgaagaaaggatttcatcctttcaagaaggcttgaaaggaaaggaaaggagtgATAATAAAaccttgtgactgaccagagtctgagacagctgggctgtgattggccattaattaaaaacaaccacatgagaccaatcccagatgcacctgttgcattccacagcagcagataaccattgtttacattttgtttctgaggcctctcagcttctcaggagaaaaaaatcctaggGAAAGGAGTTTTTATAAAATATGTCCGTGACAAAGATCCATTTGAGTGTGGGTGAGTTTCCATAGGTAGTTTCATCAGCATGTTCCTTTAGGGATTTCTGTGTCCAGGCAGGTTGCTCCAGAGTTTGCCTCTCATTTTTCCCTCATGTGTAACCAACTGATCCAACAGCTCAAGGCCTGTAACAGTGGAATATAGGTTTTGCAGGAATATTTAGAATGAGGGGAAGTTTCCTCTCCAGCAACCCAGGACTCCCTTCTGATACAAGGAGCTGAATCTGTGTCACCAAACCCTTCTGGGTGTGGAGAGCCAAGCCCAGTATCAGTCCTGGAGTGCCCAGGAACAGAAGGCATGCCTGGAGCCCTCCTtggccatgctgggagcagcctggtgcCTCCTGGTGTGAGGAGAGCACAGGAGGTGTGCTCATCCCCTCCTAACTGATGGTGGGAGAAAGGAACAGAGCGAAGGATCCTTTTGGGAAGCCTATTGGGAGGAGCATCTTTTAAGATTGGGATTGTGGATGAAGTGTGggttggtgctgctgctgctgaggtttTCCAGTAGTGGGGCAGATTCTGCTGATCCACGGGTTGATTAATTGGAGCATGGCTGTGAATTCCCACTGCATGGAGCAGATCTCACCACTGAGAACAGATTCTGCTTTTCTGCCTGGGAGTCTAACGCCCCTCTGAGCCTGTTCTGGCTTTAAGCTGGGTCTAAATCCCTTTGCATGGGGCAAGGAGAGTTTCCAGCCCGCTCAGAGCACTGATCTGGCTTAAGACATGGAGCCAAAACACGTGCGAGACACAAGAGCAGCACAGCTTCCTCCACCAGGATGAAACGTGGGAGCCTCATCCTGCACATCCACCTGGTCCTggcttttccctgccctggggagacCCCACAGAGCTCGGCTGGGGCTGGCAAGGAGGGAGCAGGCTGGGGAAGGTGTCCGGGCAGCTGCAGATCAGGCAAGGAGCGCTTCCAGTCCCGGTGGGACCCAGCGCTGCCTCCGCAGCAAAACACGGCCCCGCCGGGCTCAGCAGCTCATTGCACTCCTTTCCGCCCGGAGGAGACGGGACTGGAGCGAGGCTGCCTCTCTGATGCTCACAAGGAGCACTGAGGGACTCAAGGCTGCCTGGGATAGCAAGACCGGCACTGCTGACTCGAGCTTATCACTGTTCTGCGTGTGATGCTCTGTTAGAATTTACCCCAGCTGCTTCTCCCTGTGCTTTTGGAGATTTCAGCCCTGTCCTGGTGTGCTGGGGGTGGTTGGTACCTGATTTGAGTCCGGCTGTGCCCAAACTCTGCCCCCATGTCAGAGCTGGGACATGTCAGTGCCTCCATCCAATGCTCTGGTTGCCAATGAAGtcacccagagaagctgtggctgccccacccctggaagtgtccaaggccagcttggaggGGGCTTGGAagaacctgggatagtgggaggtagAACTGGATCATCttaaaatcccttccaacccaaaacttTCCATGACCCTATGATTTTCTCTccccacactttttttttttttctttttttttctagccAAGTGGAGGCCGAGGCCACATCCAGGTGTTTGAGAAGGGAGATTTTGGCGGGCAGATGTTCGAAGCCACCGAAGACTGCCCCTCCATCATGGAGGAGTGGCACATGCGTGAGGTGCACGCCTGCAGGGTGCTGGAGGGCGTCTGGGTGTTCTACGAGCATCCCAACTACCGGGGCCGGCAGTACGTGCTGCCCAAGGGGGAGTACCGCAAGCCCGTGGAGTGGGGCGCGGCCAGCCCCGCCGTCCAGTCCTTCCGCAGCATCTCCGAGTGagccagccccgggcagggctgccaCACCCCCCCAATAAAGCAACTGAGTCGCTCAGCTCCGCCTTGTCCTGCTTATTCCCGGGATTTGCGTGCGACATGTCCGGCCTCCGGGGAGCTGGGGTGGAGCAGAGCCTTCTCTCCCTGATTGTCacccccttccccatcccctgcccctCTGATCCCGGGGGAGCTGGGGTGGAGCAGAGCCTTCTGTGCTTCATTGTCacccccttccccatcccctgcccttCTGATCCCgggggagctggagcagagccttcTCTGCCTGATTGTCacccccttccccatcccctgcccctCTGATCCcggggcagctggagcagagccttcTCTGCCTGATTGTCacccccttccccatcccctgcccctctgatcctgggggagctggggtggAGCAGAGCCTTTTCTGCCTGATTGTCacccccttccccatcccctgcccctCTGATCCTTTAGGAAAAAGCCACCCCCAAGCTGGAGTTTGTGCTCCAGCGTTTGGCCATCCCTATGGAGCAGTGGCACCACACGTCTCTGGGTTCCAGTTTTCGGTGATGGCTGTGGGTGGCTTGGTCTGTCATGTCCCTATGGagtccctgcctgctctgttgCTGCTCCGTGGTGGTTTGGGAGAAGGGATGAGGTTTTTGTCACTGCCATGTGTCCTCCTGGACAC comes from Agelaius phoeniceus isolate bAgePho1 chromosome 10, bAgePho1.hap1, whole genome shotgun sequence and encodes:
- the CRYGS gene encoding gamma-crystallin S codes for the protein MSRAGTKVTFYEDKNFLGRYYECDSDCPDFHNYLSRCNSIRVDGGTWVAYERPNYAGNMYVLTHGEYPDYHHWMGLNDRLGSCKYIQIPSGGRGHIQVFEKGDFGGQMFEATEDCPSIMEEWHMREVHACRVLEGVWVFYEHPNYRGRQYVLPKGEYRKPVEWGAASPAVQSFRSISE